Genomic DNA from Novipirellula galeiformis:
ATCGTTTCATTGTCGTCGGCATCGCGCAGCGTCGCCTTGTTGCCGCGTCGTCGCAGGCACTCCAGCACGTTGCCGTTACCATCGGACAACTTGCCACCGACACGGATTTTGCCTGTCGGATGGATGTAATTGTCCTCGGCACGTTTGGACATGCCATACAACAGTGATGTGATCGCCCGCAGACTCGTCGATTTTCCCGACTCGTTGGGGCCGTAGATGATGTGCAACCGCCGCGGACCGTCGGGCAATTGGATCGAGGTATCGGTGAAACGTCCAAACGCTTTTAAATCGAGTCGTTCAATGATCATCAGTTCGCGTCCTCGCTTCCTTGCAAACGGCCGAGCAATTCCGCGGCAGCGGATTCAATCAGTTCGTCGACCCATTGGGCGTTGTCGGCGGAAAAGTTTTCTTCTTGTTCGGGCACTTTCTTGATCAATGCCGCGAATTCATTGGCAATCAATTTGCCACGCTCGGGTGAGTTGCGTAGGTCGTCAAAAATTTTGGAAACACTCGCCAGTGGTCCTTCCAAATCGCCCATGTCCAATTCGTGATTTGGCGTCGACGTTCGCAAGCGAAACTTTTCCATCCACGCTTGTCCAGCACCGTGCGTGATCGCGGTGGCGCGAAGCGACGCTTCTAAACGACGACGACTTTGATGCAGGGCATTGTGGATCGGTGTTTCTCCGACAATCGAAACGCGAGAAACCAGCAGCCGATCCTCGATCGTTTTGACCGTCTGTTGCAGCCACTGTTCGTATTCTTCGATGATGTCATCGACATGCTCGATCTTCGCGGCATTGATTTCGAACGATTCCCAGCGAACGACATCCAGCGGATGAAACGTTCGTGTGCATTTGCCGCGGGAATTGATGTCGATGATCACGCAGCCCTTTTCGCCAGATTCGCGAATATGGCGGCCTTGGATATTGCCGCTGAACACGATCGGAGCTCCATCCTCGGTTCCGTGCTCGCCGCGGATGTGGATGTGCCCGAGCGCCCAATAGTCGTATTCCTTGGCGGTCAATTCAGCCGGTTTACACGGTGAATAATTATCGTGCCCCTCGGCCCCCGTCAAACTGGTGTGCAGCAGTCCGAGGTTGAACATTCCTGAGAGCGGTTTGGGGTACGTTTTCGACAGATCGTCGGTTTCCGCTTTCTTGCGAAACGAGCGACCGTGCACGGCCACGCCGATCGATTCGAAGATGCGGCAATCGACTTTTTCGGCAGCCAACATGATCTCGCTGCCGTCGGGATTCTTGGGCAGCGGTAACGACGAGGTCATGATGTTTTGTGCATCATGGTTGCCGCGGATGACCACCAACGGAATGCCCGCACGCGTCAATTTGGCCGCCTGAGCGACAAAGAACAGCCCCGTATTTTGATCTCGCCAATCGCCATCGTAGAGATCGCCCGCGATCACGACCAAGTCGACTTCTTCGTCGATCGCCAACCGCACCAAATTCTCCAGCGCGCGACGCGAGGCGCCACGGATTTGGTCGACCGGAGCATCTTCGTACGATTCCAAGTTTTGCAGCGGGCTGTCCAGATGGATGTCCGCGGCATGTAAGATTCTTCGTTTACTCAATGCTGTCTCAATGAAGGTTGGCGGTTTGCACTTTGACGCGACGACGACGACGCGTGGGCAAAGCGGATCTCGACGTGCTTGACGGGCTCGCTTTCAGCGACGATCCGTTTTGCAGGCCCCTTGTCATTTTTGTACCAATCAGGGTTTCCCGAACAATACAGCGATTCATTGTCGGCTGTAGGGTCCGCGTCACAACCCAGCGCGTGATAGATCAGCGACGCGGCGGTTTTGACTTGAAAGTCCTTTTTCTTGCTCGGCTGAACGATGATGTACAGCGACTGCTTGGCTCGCGTAATGGCAACATACAACAAACAGAGCGCCTCGGTCATCGAGCTTGCTCCTTGCCCCCCAAACGCGAGTTGCCAGCGGCGATCCAGGAAATGCCAATGCGTTTGTCCAATATAACGCGTGATTCCGCTGGGCGGTTCGCTCAGCGATTTCATATCCGCAACGCAATTGCCGCTGCTGCGTGTGAGCGGCCCGTCCAACTGCGGCAACACCACAACATCGAACTCGAGTCCCTTGGATTGATGCACCGTCATCACTCGCACCGGAGCACGCTGAGGCCGTTCGACCCGCTTCTCGCGGACCAAACGCACGAAGTCTCGCAGTCGCGGGCCAGGATTGTTCTCGTAGGCGATGGCCAGCCGCGTTAATTGTTTCAGCCGCAGCGTGTCGCGGGCGTTGCAGTTCGCAGCAAGTTTGCCAGCGAGATACTCGACCGTTTGGGCAATCCCATCGCGTTCGACTCGCATCCGAATCGTGTTTTCATTGAGCGACGGATCGACCACCATCAACGTTTGTTCGACGTGGAATCGCCAACGCCCATCGCCGGGATGCTCGGCCATCATCAGGGCCGACAACACCGTTTCGACGGCGGCGGAATCGGTCAGCGGATTGCCCCCTTCTTGGCTGACTTCGATATCGAGTGCCTCCAACCGCATGATCAATTGAGCCACCGCGCCGTTGGTTCGCGTCAGCACCCCGATTGATTTGTGCGGCGATTGCTTGTGGATTTCGGCGATTCGTTTTGCGGCGTCATTGAAACTGGCGTCATCGTTAGCCGCTTTGTCGCCGTCTTTGACCGTGTGGCTGGTTTCGATTTGCACGTAACCAGCAAGCGACTTGTTATTGGCTGCATGCGGTGGGAACTGTTTCGCAAACTTGCGAATCGACTCGGCCTCGTGAGCCGATTTGTCCGCCGGGTTTTTCACGTCGCCTTCGGTTGCCATCGGATGACGAACGAGGTTGGAGAACAACGTGTTGACGAACTCGATGATGTCGGGACTGCTACGAAAGCTGACGTTTTGTTCGGATTCGGTGATGCCCGCGATCTCGTCGGTCACGGCATCAAAGATTTCGGCCACGCCGCCGCGCCATCCGTAGATCGCTTGTTTGGTATCACCGACACAGAAAAACGATCGGGCGGTCTGCCATGACGATCCATCACGCTCCGCGGCGGCGGTGTCGCAAGCGTGCATCGCCAACGGACGCAGTACTTGCCACTGGGCAGGCGAAGTGTCTTGGAATTCGTCGAGCAAAACATGATCGATCGCGCCGTCCATGCGGTTGGTCAACGAGGCATGGTCGACCTTGGCAAACAGGTTGGCCAACCGGACCGCGACGTCTTCGAACCCCAGCACGCGAGTGGCTTGTTTGAGTTGATTGACGTGGAAATCGTAGGCCGCCAACACCTTGCCCGTGGCCTCGTTCTGGGCGCTCAGCAAACTGAGTACCTCGGTTCGCACGGCTGCGTAAACGACGTCCAGTGCCTCGTCGAGTCCATCGGGTAACACGCTGCGTCCGAACTTGACATCCTCGCCGGTCCGGCGTGCCTTGGCGATATTCACGATCAACGTTTCATCGGTCAACGTCTTGAAGTCGCCCGTTTCAGTGACGTCCGCCAACTTTTGCAGCTTGGCTTTCACTGTCTTTTGTTTCGCTTCGGCCTGGCGAAGCTCGCCAGCGACGCGCGTTAAATCTTTTTGCTCGGGACGTTTCGGAACGACAAGCTTGTGCCATACCTCTTGTTCGCTGCGACGCTGGATACTGTACGCGGTATCGATGACTTGCATCAATTCACGCTGAATCGAACGCTTGATTTCGCCCTTGCCAAGCATCGTCAGGATTGTGGTCATTTCGCTCGGATTCAGCATCGAAACCACGTTGCTGATCGCTTGTTCTTGGATCCACATCTCTTGGATCTCGTCGGTCAATTGCCACGCGGGAGGCAGGTTCAGTTCAAACGGGAACGAACGGGCCAATTGCGTGAACAGACTGTCGAGCGTGCAGATCCGCAGGCGATGGATGTTACGCAGGATCTTGTGCAGCAATTGACGGCACGTTTGGTGGTTCAGCGTCGGCACACCGACTTGATCTCGCAATTGCTGTAGTGCATCGTCATCGTTGTCATCGCCCGCTTTGGAAAGGACCAACAGCACACGGTCCAGGATTTCACCGGCCGCTTTACGAGTAAACGTCGTCGCCAGGATCGTCTCGGGCGGCGAGTCTTGCAGCAGAATTCGCAACAACCGAGCGGTCAATTGGTACGTTTTTCCCGTCCCTGCCGACGCGCGGACGAGCGTCGGGCGAAGTGCGTTGGTTTGTGTCGAGGCGTTCAAGGTGATTTCGTGGGGGTTGGGGAGAGACATCAACAATCAGTAGCACGGCAACATCGAAGCAGAACGACGCCGCCTATTCGGAATCATCCATTCCGCCGGCGACGGACATCACGCCGGTTTGCATGATCATGTCGTAGTCGTCGTATTGGATCGGATCGGTGCTCGGCGCAAAGTCTTCGTCACGGATGCGGCGAACGCAGTCGAGGATCAATTGACGAGCTTGATCCATCAGCGGTTCGTCAAATTCGGCGATGTTGATCTTCGTTTCCTCGTCCTTGTCGCTGATGTTGAAGTAACCGAGTTGCACTTCGGTTGGATTGGCTTCGATGCCGAGATACGGAATCATCATGCGGTAGAGCGGCAATTGCAGGTCAATCCACTTGAATCCCTCGTCGGTCTTTTTGAGGTGCTTTTTCTCAGGTTTGTGCCCGTGCGTTTTGTAATCCAAAATCGCCCAGCGTCCTGAATCGGGATGGTAGTCGATGCGATCGAGTCGGCCGCGAAGTCCCATTTTAAAGCCGTCGACTTCAATACAGGCTCCGTCCCGTTTGTCATCCACGGACGCTTCGGATTCTTTGATCACCCAGCCTTCGCTGATGCGTTTTGCTTGTTCGATCGCCACTTTGCGAAGACGTCTTTCCGCTTGCCGGATTTGCAAAGCCACCGCGGTGGAG
This window encodes:
- a CDS encoding UvrD-helicase domain-containing protein → MSLPNPHEITLNASTQTNALRPTLVRASAGTGKTYQLTARLLRILLQDSPPETILATTFTRKAAGEILDRVLLVLSKAGDDNDDDALQQLRDQVGVPTLNHQTCRQLLHKILRNIHRLRICTLDSLFTQLARSFPFELNLPPAWQLTDEIQEMWIQEQAISNVVSMLNPSEMTTILTMLGKGEIKRSIQRELMQVIDTAYSIQRRSEQEVWHKLVVPKRPEQKDLTRVAGELRQAEAKQKTVKAKLQKLADVTETGDFKTLTDETLIVNIAKARRTGEDVKFGRSVLPDGLDEALDVVYAAVRTEVLSLLSAQNEATGKVLAAYDFHVNQLKQATRVLGFEDVAVRLANLFAKVDHASLTNRMDGAIDHVLLDEFQDTSPAQWQVLRPLAMHACDTAAAERDGSSWQTARSFFCVGDTKQAIYGWRGGVAEIFDAVTDEIAGITESEQNVSFRSSPDIIEFVNTLFSNLVRHPMATEGDVKNPADKSAHEAESIRKFAKQFPPHAANNKSLAGYVQIETSHTVKDGDKAANDDASFNDAAKRIAEIHKQSPHKSIGVLTRTNGAVAQLIMRLEALDIEVSQEGGNPLTDSAAVETVLSALMMAEHPGDGRWRFHVEQTLMVVDPSLNENTIRMRVERDGIAQTVEYLAGKLAANCNARDTLRLKQLTRLAIAYENNPGPRLRDFVRLVREKRVERPQRAPVRVMTVHQSKGLEFDVVVLPQLDGPLTRSSGNCVADMKSLSEPPSGITRYIGQTHWHFLDRRWQLAFGGQGASSMTEALCLLYVAITRAKQSLYIIVQPSKKKDFQVKTAASLIYHALGCDADPTADNESLYCSGNPDWYKNDKGPAKRIVAESEPVKHVEIRFAHASSSSRQSANRQPSLRQH
- a CDS encoding metallophosphoesterase family protein — translated: MSKRRILHAADIHLDSPLQNLESYEDAPVDQIRGASRRALENLVRLAIDEEVDLVVIAGDLYDGDWRDQNTGLFFVAQAAKLTRAGIPLVVIRGNHDAQNIMTSSLPLPKNPDGSEIMLAAEKVDCRIFESIGVAVHGRSFRKKAETDDLSKTYPKPLSGMFNLGLLHTSLTGAEGHDNYSPCKPAELTAKEYDYWALGHIHIRGEHGTEDGAPIVFSGNIQGRHIRESGEKGCVIIDINSRGKCTRTFHPLDVVRWESFEINAAKIEHVDDIIEEYEQWLQQTVKTIEDRLLVSRVSIVGETPIHNALHQSRRRLEASLRATAITHGAGQAWMEKFRLRTSTPNHELDMGDLEGPLASVSKIFDDLRNSPERGKLIANEFAALIKKVPEQEENFSADNAQWVDELIESAAAELLGRLQGSEDAN